A window of Raineyella sp. W15-4 contains these coding sequences:
- a CDS encoding ABC transporter ATP-binding protein: protein MGTLKVRDLTKTYGSTTAIDHLAIDVRDGEFFVILGPSGAGKTTTLKAIAGLVEIDEGSVEIAGVDMTQVEPYYRNVAMAFESYALYPQKTVAGNLASPLKSGRHRHYDEAERKQRIADVTKTLGIDHLLDRLPKELSNGQRQRTALGRVLVRPADIYLLDEPLSHLDAKLRASMRAELKSIASRSNTTTLYVTHDYQEALALADRIAVLRQGEFVQIGTPAEIWRSPVDTFVARAVGQPEINLVDGVVRGGKVRALGGALEFPAPAALELPEGKEIRVGMRPSELVVHREVHDGDWLRVTGRIRLAQRLGRDVELDIEVGDGHLIVIDRADASHQEGAPIELDIHLPNVHLFDGGAPDEHTARLGSAVGRGAAPLPEELEEELGE from the coding sequence ATGGGCACGCTCAAGGTCCGTGACCTGACCAAGACGTACGGCTCCACCACGGCGATCGACCACCTGGCGATCGATGTCCGGGACGGCGAGTTCTTCGTGATCCTCGGCCCGTCCGGTGCCGGCAAGACCACCACCCTGAAGGCGATCGCCGGCCTGGTCGAGATCGACGAGGGCAGTGTGGAGATCGCCGGGGTGGACATGACCCAGGTCGAGCCCTACTACCGCAACGTCGCGATGGCGTTCGAGAGTTACGCGCTCTACCCGCAGAAGACGGTGGCGGGCAACCTCGCCTCGCCGCTGAAGTCCGGCCGCCATCGCCACTACGACGAGGCCGAGCGCAAGCAGCGGATCGCCGACGTCACCAAGACGCTGGGCATCGACCACCTGCTCGACCGGCTGCCGAAGGAACTGTCCAACGGCCAGCGCCAGCGCACCGCGTTGGGGCGGGTGCTGGTCCGGCCCGCCGACATCTACCTGCTCGACGAGCCGCTGTCCCACCTGGACGCCAAGTTGCGCGCCTCGATGCGGGCCGAACTGAAGTCGATCGCGTCGCGGTCCAACACCACCACGCTGTACGTGACGCACGACTACCAGGAGGCGCTGGCGCTGGCCGACCGGATCGCGGTGCTGCGTCAGGGCGAGTTCGTCCAGATCGGCACCCCCGCCGAGATCTGGCGCTCTCCCGTCGACACCTTCGTCGCGCGGGCCGTCGGACAGCCGGAGATCAACCTCGTCGACGGGGTCGTCCGCGGCGGGAAGGTCCGGGCCCTGGGCGGTGCCCTGGAGTTCCCGGCGCCCGCCGCTCTCGAGCTGCCTGAGGGCAAGGAGATCCGGGTCGGCATGCGGCCCAGCGAGCTGGTCGTCCACCGCGAGGTGCACGACGGCGACTGGCTGCGGGTCACCGGACGGATCCGGCTGGCGCAGCGGCTGGGCCGCGACGTCGAGCTCGACATCGAGGTGGGGGACGGTCACCTGATCGTCATCGACCGCGCGGACGCGTCGCACCAGGAGGGCGCGCCGATCGAGCTGGACATCCATCTGCCCAACGTCCACCTGTTCGACGGGGGAGCGCCGGACGAGCACACGGCCCGGCTCGGGTCCGCGGTCGGACGCGGTGCGGCCCCGCTGCCGGAAGAACTCGAAGAGGAGCTGGGCGAATGA
- a CDS encoding ABC transporter ATP-binding protein, with translation MSVKVEELHGGGALPLRIRNVRKVYRTGKKGVEAVKNMNLDIEPGELITLLGPSGCGKTTTLRMVAGLETITAGDVFIGDSRVNDLPPSKRNVGVGFESYALYPPLNVRENLSYGLKAGRRVADPDKIVDELADRLEMRDLLSLRPASLSSGQKQRVALARALIRKPPVLLLDEPLGHLDAAARQHVRRELKLLQRQFGYTTIVVTHDQLEAMTLSDRMAVMNGGIIQQYGTPDEIFDDPANIFVADFVGEPSINLFPATVVRDGGRTLVRVGADVLEVAARTATDGAEVMVGLRPQDCHGKGVTKGLTGTVFVYEDLLEHGIARVNHPGVPDKPLVIQTPAELQLSPGASVTFSAPPNRIYLFDKDSGVRIR, from the coding sequence ATGAGCGTCAAGGTCGAGGAACTGCACGGCGGCGGTGCGCTGCCGTTGCGGATCCGCAACGTCCGCAAGGTCTACCGCACCGGGAAGAAGGGGGTCGAAGCCGTCAAGAACATGAACCTCGACATCGAGCCCGGTGAGCTGATCACCCTGCTCGGACCGTCGGGCTGCGGCAAGACGACCACGTTGCGGATGGTCGCGGGCCTGGAGACGATCACCGCCGGTGACGTCTTCATCGGCGATTCCCGGGTCAACGACCTGCCGCCGAGCAAGCGCAATGTGGGGGTGGGCTTCGAGAGCTACGCCCTCTACCCGCCGCTGAACGTCCGGGAGAACCTGTCGTACGGGCTGAAAGCCGGCAGGCGGGTGGCTGATCCGGACAAGATCGTGGACGAGCTGGCGGACCGGCTCGAGATGCGTGACCTGCTCTCCCTGCGGCCCGCCTCACTGTCCAGCGGCCAGAAGCAGCGGGTGGCGCTGGCCCGGGCGCTGATCCGCAAGCCTCCGGTACTGCTGCTCGACGAGCCGTTGGGTCACCTCGATGCCGCGGCGCGCCAGCACGTACGCCGCGAGCTGAAGCTGCTGCAACGCCAGTTCGGCTACACCACGATCGTCGTCACCCACGACCAGTTGGAGGCGATGACCCTGTCGGACCGGATGGCCGTGATGAACGGCGGCATCATCCAGCAGTACGGCACCCCGGACGAGATCTTCGATGACCCGGCCAACATCTTCGTCGCGGACTTCGTCGGCGAACCGAGCATCAACCTCTTCCCGGCGACGGTCGTCAGGGACGGCGGCCGGACCCTGGTCCGGGTCGGCGCCGACGTCCTCGAGGTGGCCGCCCGGACCGCGACCGACGGCGCCGAGGTGATGGTCGGCCTCCGGCCGCAGGACTGCCACGGCAAGGGGGTGACGAAGGGGCTCACCGGCACCGTCTTCGTCTACGAGGACCTGCTGGAACACGGCATCGCCCGGGTCAACCATCCGGGCGTGCCGGACAAGCCGCTGGTCATCCAGACCCCCGCGGAACTGCAGCTCAGCCCTGGCGCCTCGGTGACCTTCTCCGCGCCGCCGAACCGCATCTACCTCTTCGACAAGGACAGCGGCGTACGCATCCGCTGA
- a CDS encoding dihydroxyacetone kinase family protein, translating into MTHLFNDPDTFMEDALVGFCDAFSRYVLQVPGGVVRRAATPAGKVAVVVGGGSGHYPAFCGVVGDGFADGAVVGNIFTSPSTEDAYNVGRAAQNGGGLLFITGNYAGDVMNFDLAQQRLIADGIPTRNLYVTDDVASAPISELRKRRGIAGDFVVFKVAGAAADRGADLAEVERLASKANDRTRTMGVGLDGCTMPGAADKLFHVPPGRMGVGLGIHGEPGIAEADLLSAHDLGLLLLERVLAEEPADSTKRVGVILNGLGATKYEELFVVWRTVAAELAQRGYTVVDPEVGELVTSLDMAGISLTLVYLDDELEEYWTAPADTPAYRKGAVDRRDAPTRDLSGLAAAHDDVSEGSAASRVAAGVAVAALTAIDARMRAEEEELARIDAVAGDGDHGRGMVRGVHFALEAARSTAGAGGGVRSVLDAAGEAWAGKAGGTSGVLWGRALQAFGDRLGDDAEQYRAADVVAGLRAFLDSMLTLGKAHVGDKTMLDALAPFVDRLDEEVTAGRPLAEAWGEAAQLAVQAAAATAALSPKVGRARPLAERSVGTPDAGATSLAMCAVEVGTVLAQRKVSQGSGQE; encoded by the coding sequence ATGACTCATCTGTTCAATGATCCCGACACCTTCATGGAGGACGCGCTGGTCGGCTTCTGTGATGCCTTCTCCCGGTACGTGCTGCAGGTCCCCGGCGGCGTCGTCCGCCGGGCGGCGACCCCGGCGGGCAAGGTCGCCGTCGTCGTCGGCGGCGGCTCGGGCCACTACCCGGCCTTCTGCGGCGTGGTCGGCGACGGCTTCGCCGACGGGGCCGTCGTCGGCAACATCTTCACCTCGCCCTCCACCGAGGACGCCTACAACGTCGGACGGGCCGCGCAGAACGGCGGCGGCCTGCTCTTCATCACCGGCAACTACGCCGGTGACGTGATGAACTTCGACCTGGCCCAGCAACGGCTGATCGCCGACGGGATCCCGACCCGCAACCTCTACGTCACCGACGACGTGGCCAGCGCACCGATCTCCGAGCTCCGCAAGCGTCGCGGCATCGCCGGTGACTTCGTGGTCTTCAAGGTCGCCGGCGCCGCCGCCGACCGGGGGGCCGACCTGGCCGAGGTGGAGCGTCTCGCCAGCAAGGCCAACGACCGCACCCGGACGATGGGCGTCGGGCTGGACGGCTGCACGATGCCGGGCGCGGCCGACAAGCTGTTCCACGTGCCGCCGGGCCGGATGGGCGTCGGGCTGGGCATCCACGGCGAACCCGGGATCGCCGAGGCCGACCTGCTGTCCGCCCACGACCTGGGGCTGCTGCTGCTGGAGCGGGTGCTGGCCGAGGAGCCGGCCGACTCGACCAAGCGCGTCGGGGTGATCCTCAACGGGCTCGGCGCCACCAAGTACGAGGAGCTCTTCGTGGTCTGGCGGACCGTCGCGGCCGAACTGGCGCAGCGCGGCTACACCGTGGTCGATCCCGAGGTCGGCGAACTCGTCACCAGTCTCGACATGGCCGGGATCTCGCTCACCCTGGTCTACCTGGACGACGAACTGGAGGAGTACTGGACTGCCCCGGCCGACACCCCCGCCTACCGGAAGGGTGCGGTGGACCGACGCGACGCGCCGACCCGGGATCTGTCCGGACTCGCCGCCGCCCACGATGACGTCTCCGAGGGCAGCGCGGCGTCGCGGGTCGCCGCCGGGGTGGCCGTCGCGGCGCTGACCGCGATCGACGCCCGGATGCGGGCCGAGGAGGAGGAACTGGCCCGGATCGACGCGGTCGCCGGCGACGGGGACCACGGCCGCGGCATGGTCCGCGGCGTCCACTTCGCGCTGGAGGCCGCGCGCTCGACCGCCGGAGCCGGCGGTGGCGTACGGTCCGTGCTCGACGCGGCCGGCGAGGCCTGGGCCGGCAAGGCCGGCGGCACCTCCGGCGTGCTGTGGGGCCGCGCCCTGCAGGCGTTCGGCGACCGGCTCGGCGACGACGCCGAGCAGTACCGGGCGGCCGACGTGGTGGCCGGGCTGCGGGCCTTCCTCGACTCGATGCTGACCCTCGGCAAGGCGCACGTCGGCGACAAGACCATGCTCGACGCCCTGGCGCCGTTCGTCGACCGGCTCGACGAGGAGGTGACCGCCGGGCGTCCGCTGGCCGAGGCCTGGGGCGAGGCGGCGCAGCTCGCGGTGCAGGCCGCGGCGGCCACCGCAGCGTTGTCCCCGAAGGTCGGCCGGGCCCGCCCGCTGGCCGAGCGGAGTGTCGGCACCCCGGACGCCGGCGCGACCTCGCTGGCGATGTGCGCGGTGGAGGTCGGCACGGTGCTGGCCCAACGGAAGGTCTCCCAGGGAAGTGGACAGGAATG